In Methanolobus chelungpuianus, a genomic segment contains:
- a CDS encoding mevalonate kinase, whose amino-acid sequence MITCSAPGKIYLFGEHAVVYGHSAICCAIDIRTRVQVEKCDSIVIESVLGRTGIDHDIHPYVSRVIEKMQEHAEFKGLRVRVDSKLPVGSGLGSSAAVTVAGIQALNHLFGCGLQLEDIARIGHSIEKEVQGNASPTDTYVSTMGGVVMIPQRRKLQALDCPIVIGNTGRFSSTRELVANVAKLKGEFPEIIDPILEDIGSMSAIAEEYVNRKDYLTIGRLMNVNHGLLDAIGVGGPELSALVYAARNSGATAAKITGAGGGGCMVALADENSAQRIAKAIRDTGAEALITRNTGEGVRLES is encoded by the coding sequence ATGATAACATGTTCTGCACCCGGGAAAATATACCTTTTCGGGGAGCATGCGGTTGTTTATGGACATAGCGCCATATGCTGTGCGATAGATATCCGCACACGGGTGCAGGTTGAAAAATGTGACTCCATTGTCATCGAGTCGGTGCTTGGCAGGACCGGCATCGACCATGACATCCACCCGTATGTCTCAAGGGTTATAGAGAAGATGCAGGAACATGCAGAGTTCAAAGGCTTGAGGGTCAGGGTAGACTCAAAACTGCCTGTAGGCTCCGGTCTCGGGTCATCTGCGGCCGTTACGGTTGCAGGCATACAGGCGCTGAACCATCTGTTCGGGTGCGGCCTGCAGCTTGAGGATATAGCGCGCATAGGGCACAGTATAGAGAAAGAGGTTCAGGGCAATGCCAGTCCCACTGATACATATGTCAGTACGATGGGAGGAGTTGTCATGATCCCGCAGCGCAGGAAACTGCAGGCCCTGGACTGTCCTATTGTGATCGGCAATACCGGCAGGTTCTCATCGACCAGGGAACTTGTGGCCAATGTCGCAAAGCTCAAAGGAGAGTTCCCGGAGATCATCGACCCGATACTCGAGGATATCGGGTCCATGTCAGCTATTGCTGAAGAATACGTCAACCGGAAGGACTACCTGACCATCGGCAGACTCATGAACGTAAACCACGGGCTCCTGGATGCCATCGGGGTCGGAGGGCCTGAACTCTCGGCGCTGGTATATGCAGCACGCAATTCCGGAGCCACCGCAGCCAAGATCACAGGCGCCGGTGGCGGAGGATGCATGGTCGCACTTGCTGATGAGAACAGTGCACAGAGGATTGCAAAGGCCATCAGGGATACGGGAGCTGAAGCGCTTATTACAAGGAATACAGGTGAAGGGGTCCGGCTGGAGTCATAG
- a CDS encoding isopentenyl phosphate kinase, with protein sequence MNNKSITILKIGGSVITDKSTDEGSARMEDIMRISGEIAGADSRLVIVHGAGSFGHPQAKRYGLTAKFDPLGSIVTHVSVKELNRMVTDALNSAGVKAVGVHPMNCIVCDNGRIKEMFLDHIRIMLDNGFVPVLHGDVVMDASLGTCVLSGDRIVPYLAAALGAERIGIGSAENGVLDDSGNTIKSINPSNFKEVRHFIGGSAKTDVTGGMLGKVLELLELSETSGITSYIFNAGNEGNIAGFLKGKNIGTAISKAEDKG encoded by the coding sequence ATGAATAACAAGAGCATTACGATACTGAAAATAGGCGGAAGTGTGATTACTGACAAGAGCACAGATGAAGGTAGCGCCAGAATGGAGGATATCATGCGTATCTCAGGAGAGATCGCAGGAGCAGACTCCAGGCTTGTGATAGTGCATGGTGCCGGCTCTTTCGGACACCCTCAGGCAAAGCGCTATGGCCTGACAGCTAAGTTCGATCCGCTTGGCTCTATTGTAACCCACGTGTCGGTCAAAGAGCTTAACAGGATGGTTACGGATGCTCTCAACAGTGCAGGTGTCAAAGCAGTGGGAGTCCATCCCATGAACTGCATCGTCTGTGATAACGGCAGGATAAAGGAAATGTTCCTGGACCATATTCGTATTATGCTGGACAATGGTTTTGTACCGGTGCTGCATGGGGATGTGGTAATGGATGCATCACTTGGCACATGCGTGCTTTCAGGCGACAGGATAGTTCCATATCTCGCAGCGGCACTGGGTGCGGAACGCATAGGGATAGGAAGCGCCGAGAATGGAGTACTTGATGACAGCGGCAACACCATTAAGAGTATCAACCCATCCAATTTCAAGGAGGTCCGGCATTTTATTGGCGGCTCCGCCAAAACCGATGTCACCGGAGGGATGCTGGGAAAGGTACTTGAACTGCTGGAACTTAGTGAAACATCAGGTATAACTTCATATATATTCAACGCAGGCAATGAAGGGAATATTGCCGGCTTCCTCAAAGGAAAGAACATAGGCACTGCTATCTCAAAAGCAGAGGATAAAGGTTAA
- the ppdK gene encoding pyruvate, phosphate dikinase gives MADRKFVYFFGKEETEGKNSMKDLLGGKGANLAEMSNLGIPVPPGFTITTEVCVLYLEKGSYPDGILDQIDAAIEKLEKVNGKKFGDINDPLLLSVRSGARVSMPGMMDTVLNLGLNDQSVVGLAKKTGNERFAYDSYRRFLMMFGDVVLDIKHEYFESAIDAKKNELGVKQDTQLTASALKQLADKFKDIIKKKTGSEFPQDPRRQLQMAIEAVFNSWNNQRAIRYRKLNNIPMDWGTAVNVQTMVYGNMGETSGTGVAFTRDPATGKKEFFGEYLMNAQGEDVVAGIRTPLTIATLAQKMPGAYTQLVDICQKLEKHFKDMQDIEFTIQEGKLYMLQTRNGKRTAAAALNIAVDMVNEGLIDKKTALMRVRPEQIDQLLHPMIDPSAKYEVIATGLPASPGAAVGKVVFTAEHAEEMAALNKKVILVRAETSPEDIGGMDAAQGILTVRGGMTSHAAVVARGMGKPCVAGCGALSIDIHEKVFTVNDLRIKEGDYISIDGATGSVILGKVALVTPGVSEELKTLLSWADEIRKMGVRTNADTPHDAAVARDFGAEGIGLCRTEHMFFGDDRIPVVREMILAEDEYARKEALSKLLPMQREDFIGIFRAMQGYPVTIRLLDPPLHEFLPKHDELAEKFRLLEAGGTASQAAAAELLSLKELMERVESLTEINPMLGHRGCRLGITYPEIYDMQVQAIVEAACELKAEGMDIVPEIMIPLICHVNELRTVKKHVVNVIESVLAEKNVKMDYMVGTMIELPRAALTADQIAQEAEFFSFGTNDLTQTTFGFSRDDAGKFLPCYLEDSILGNDPFAVLDQEGVGQLVKIGIEKGRSTRPDLKIGICGEHGGEPSSVKFGYRIGLNYVSCSPFRVPIARLAAAQAVLEDEGRTLQ, from the coding sequence GTGGCAGATAGAAAATTCGTATACTTTTTCGGGAAAGAAGAAACTGAAGGTAAAAATAGCATGAAAGACCTGCTTGGTGGAAAAGGCGCCAACCTTGCGGAAATGTCCAATCTTGGAATACCGGTTCCGCCCGGATTCACCATCACAACTGAAGTATGTGTCCTCTACCTTGAAAAGGGGTCATACCCCGATGGTATTCTTGATCAGATAGATGCTGCTATCGAGAAGCTTGAGAAGGTGAATGGCAAGAAGTTCGGCGACATAAATGACCCGCTTCTGCTCTCAGTCAGGTCGGGTGCGCGCGTTTCCATGCCCGGTATGATGGATACTGTTCTCAATCTCGGTCTTAATGATCAGTCTGTAGTGGGGCTTGCAAAGAAGACCGGTAATGAGAGATTCGCCTATGACAGTTACCGCCGCTTCCTGATGATGTTCGGGGACGTTGTGCTGGACATCAAGCATGAGTACTTCGAATCGGCTATAGATGCCAAGAAGAACGAGCTTGGAGTAAAGCAGGACACGCAGCTTACCGCCAGCGCCCTCAAGCAGCTGGCTGATAAATTCAAGGATATCATAAAGAAGAAGACCGGCTCTGAATTCCCCCAGGACCCACGCAGGCAGCTCCAGATGGCTATCGAGGCAGTCTTCAACTCATGGAACAACCAGCGTGCCATCAGATACAGAAAGCTCAATAATATTCCGATGGACTGGGGTACTGCCGTCAATGTGCAGACAATGGTCTACGGTAACATGGGCGAGACCTCAGGTACAGGTGTTGCTTTCACAAGGGATCCTGCAACAGGAAAGAAAGAGTTCTTTGGTGAGTACCTTATGAATGCCCAGGGCGAGGATGTCGTGGCAGGTATCAGGACCCCGCTTACAATCGCAACTCTTGCGCAGAAGATGCCGGGAGCTTACACACAGCTTGTGGACATCTGCCAGAAGCTTGAAAAACACTTCAAGGACATGCAGGATATCGAGTTCACCATTCAGGAAGGCAAGCTCTACATGCTCCAGACCAGGAATGGTAAACGTACTGCTGCTGCAGCCCTTAATATTGCAGTTGATATGGTCAACGAGGGCCTGATAGACAAGAAGACCGCCCTTATGAGGGTCAGGCCTGAGCAGATAGACCAGTTACTGCACCCCATGATAGATCCGAGTGCAAAGTATGAGGTCATTGCAACAGGTCTGCCTGCGTCACCGGGTGCAGCAGTTGGTAAGGTTGTCTTCACGGCAGAACACGCTGAGGAGATGGCAGCGCTTAACAAGAAGGTGATCCTTGTCAGGGCAGAAACCTCTCCTGAGGACATAGGCGGTATGGACGCGGCCCAGGGCATATTGACAGTCCGCGGAGGAATGACTTCCCATGCTGCTGTGGTTGCCAGGGGAATGGGCAAGCCCTGTGTTGCAGGCTGCGGTGCTCTGAGCATTGATATTCACGAGAAGGTCTTTACTGTGAACGACCTCCGTATAAAGGAGGGCGACTATATTTCCATTGACGGTGCCACAGGGAGCGTTATCCTTGGGAAGGTCGCTCTTGTTACGCCAGGTGTGAGCGAGGAGCTTAAGACCCTGCTCTCATGGGCCGATGAGATACGGAAAATGGGTGTAAGGACCAACGCCGATACCCCTCATGACGCAGCCGTGGCAAGGGATTTCGGTGCAGAGGGTATCGGCCTGTGCAGGACTGAACACATGTTCTTTGGTGACGACCGGATACCTGTTGTAAGGGAGATGATCCTGGCAGAGGATGAGTATGCAAGAAAGGAAGCCCTCAGTAAGCTTTTACCCATGCAGAGGGAGGACTTTATCGGCATATTCCGTGCCATGCAGGGTTATCCTGTAACCATACGCCTGCTTGACCCTCCTCTACACGAGTTCCTTCCAAAGCACGATGAACTGGCAGAGAAGTTCCGTCTGCTCGAGGCAGGCGGCACAGCAAGCCAGGCAGCTGCAGCTGAACTCCTGAGCCTTAAGGAACTGATGGAGCGCGTTGAGTCGCTCACAGAAATCAACCCCATGCTGGGACACAGGGGATGCCGCCTTGGCATAACCTATCCTGAGATATACGATATGCAGGTGCAGGCAATTGTCGAGGCTGCATGCGAGCTCAAGGCCGAGGGCATGGACATCGTACCTGAGATCATGATTCCTCTCATATGCCATGTGAACGAGCTCAGGACAGTGAAGAAACATGTTGTCAATGTAATCGAATCCGTGCTGGCCGAGAAGAATGTGAAAATGGACTACATGGTGGGCACGATGATAGAGCTCCCCAGGGCTGCCCTCACAGCAGACCAGATCGCGCAGGAAGCTGAGTTCTTCTCATTCGGAACGAACGACCTGACCCAGACAACCTTCGGTTTCAGCAGGGATGACGCAGGCAAGTTCCTCCCGTGTTATCTTGAGGATAGCATTCTGGGGAATGATCCTTTTGCAGTCCTTGACCAGGAAGGCGTGGGTCAGCTTGTGAAGATCGGTATTGAAAAAGGCCGCTCAACAAGGCCGGACCTGAAGATCGGAATATGCGGCGAACATGGCGGAGAGCCCAGTTCCGTAAAGTTCGGCTACAGGATAGGGCTTAATTATGTGAGCTGCTCGCCATTCCGTGTACCAATTGCCAGACTTGCTGCAGCACAGGCAGTCCTTGAAGACGAAGGCAGGACCCTGCAATAA
- a CDS encoding class I SAM-dependent methyltransferase has protein sequence MKRICIRVLRKKGEPVRRALLEMDLLDNSLRICTDGESLCLPLVREPHENELWEIPGEFELSGYDFEPQKEQLKLEDFLGRVPHFEVIGDIALIEDDVPEPEKVAEAIMKVKNNVRTVLAALGPVEGEFRTRRFRKIAGEDKTSTIHREYGCRYYIDLEKAYFTPRLATERSRILAQVREGQTVVDMFAGVGPYSIMIAKKSPDIRVIAVDKNPDAVEFLRRNIELNSVSNVEAIEGDANREAERFSGLADHVIMNLPHNAHEFLDAAMRLCAPEAIIHYYGITPEDDLFGSSLELIGQAAGRAGRIIEVSDTRIVRSYAPHQLNVCIEVKVI, from the coding sequence ATGAAAAGGATCTGCATCAGAGTTTTGAGGAAAAAGGGAGAGCCTGTGCGCAGGGCGCTGCTGGAGATGGACCTTCTGGACAATTCACTCCGCATATGCACGGATGGAGAATCCCTCTGTCTGCCGCTGGTAAGGGAACCACATGAAAACGAACTCTGGGAGATTCCCGGGGAATTCGAACTGTCCGGGTATGATTTCGAGCCACAGAAAGAACAGTTGAAGCTGGAAGACTTTCTGGGTCGGGTCCCCCATTTTGAAGTGATAGGAGATATCGCGCTTATAGAAGATGATGTCCCCGAGCCTGAGAAAGTGGCAGAGGCCATCATGAAGGTAAAGAACAACGTAAGGACCGTGCTTGCTGCTCTCGGACCCGTGGAGGGAGAGTTCAGGACACGCAGGTTCAGGAAGATAGCAGGAGAGGACAAGACCTCCACCATCCACAGGGAATACGGCTGCAGGTATTACATTGACCTTGAAAAGGCATACTTCACCCCCCGCCTGGCAACGGAGCGCTCCCGCATCCTGGCACAGGTCCGGGAGGGCCAGACCGTAGTTGACATGTTTGCGGGTGTCGGCCCTTACAGTATCATGATAGCAAAGAAGAGCCCTGATATACGGGTCATTGCCGTTGACAAGAACCCTGATGCCGTGGAGTTCCTGCGCCGTAACATCGAACTTAACTCAGTATCCAACGTGGAGGCAATTGAAGGTGATGCGAACCGTGAAGCTGAGAGGTTCTCAGGCCTTGCGGACCATGTCATTATGAACCTGCCCCACAACGCCCATGAGTTCCTTGACGCCGCCATGAGGCTCTGTGCGCCTGAAGCCATCATTCACTATTATGGTATCACGCCTGAGGATGACCTTTTCGGAAGCTCACTTGAGCTAATCGGGCAAGCTGCCGGCAGGGCTGGCAGGATCATTGAGGTCTCTGACACACGTATTGTCCGCTCTTACGCTCCGCATCAGCTCAATGTCTGCATAGAAGTGAAAGTAATATAA
- a CDS encoding transcription initiation factor IIB, producing the protein MVEVERVRYSDTSEREKIRAMIKARKEKEKDMDVEKAKVQCPECGSRSLVQDYERAELVCADCGLVVDAEFVDEGPEWRAFDHDQRMKRSRVGAPMTYTIHDKGLSTMIDWRNRDSYGKSISSKNRAQLYRLRKWQRRIRVSNATERNLAFALSELDRMASALGLPRTVRETAAVVYRKAVDKNLIRGRSIEGVAAAALYAACRQCSVPRTLDEIGEVSRVSRKEIGRTYRFISRELSLKLMPTSPIDYVPRFCSGLNLKGEVQSRGVEILRQASEKELTSGRGPTGVAAAAIYIASILCGERRTQREVADVAGVTEVTIRNRYKELAEELDIEIIL; encoded by the coding sequence ATGGTCGAAGTTGAAAGGGTACGGTATTCCGATACTTCCGAAAGGGAGAAGATACGTGCAATGATCAAGGCACGCAAGGAAAAAGAGAAAGACATGGACGTTGAGAAGGCTAAGGTCCAGTGTCCTGAGTGTGGCAGCCGCAGCCTTGTACAGGACTATGAGAGAGCCGAGCTGGTCTGTGCCGACTGCGGACTTGTCGTAGACGCCGAGTTCGTGGACGAAGGACCCGAATGGCGTGCATTTGACCACGACCAGAGAATGAAACGCTCACGTGTGGGTGCGCCGATGACCTACACCATACATGACAAAGGTCTCTCCACAATGATCGACTGGAGAAACCGTGACTCCTATGGGAAATCCATTTCCTCCAAGAACAGGGCGCAACTGTACAGACTGAGAAAATGGCAGCGTAGGATACGTGTCAGTAACGCTACCGAGAGGAACCTTGCGTTTGCATTGTCCGAACTGGACCGTATGGCATCAGCCCTGGGTCTGCCAAGGACAGTGCGTGAGACCGCGGCCGTGGTCTACAGGAAAGCCGTCGACAAGAACCTCATCCGTGGAAGGAGCATTGAAGGCGTCGCCGCAGCAGCACTCTATGCAGCATGCCGCCAGTGCAGTGTCCCGAGGACGCTTGACGAGATAGGAGAAGTATCAAGAGTGAGCAGGAAAGAGATAGGCAGGACATACCGCTTCATCTCAAGGGAGCTGTCACTCAAGCTTATGCCCACATCACCCATAGACTACGTCCCGAGGTTCTGCTCAGGACTTAACCTCAAGGGTGAAGTGCAGTCCAGGGGTGTTGAGATCCTCAGGCAGGCTTCCGAGAAAGAGCTTACCAGTGGCCGTGGCCCGACCGGTGTAGCTGCAGCAGCCATTTACATCGCATCCATCCTGTGCGGAGAACGCAGGACACAGCGCGAGGTCGCAGATGTTGCAGGTGTGACCGAGGTCACTATCCGCAACAGGTACAAGGAACTTGCAGAAGAGCTCGATATAGAGATTATTCTCTGA
- a CDS encoding H/ACA ribonucleoprotein complex subunit GAR1: MKRLGKVSHISKQDELIIRGEAKKFSGSMKEMPRIHSFVLDKSIKRIGKVTGVFGPVDWPYYIVRPNKGTAGSDLQKLVNERVYVQ, encoded by the coding sequence ATGAAACGACTGGGTAAAGTATCACATATTTCGAAACAGGATGAGCTGATCATCAGAGGGGAAGCAAAGAAGTTTTCCGGATCTATGAAAGAAATGCCTAGAATACATTCTTTTGTTCTTGATAAATCGATTAAGCGAATAGGAAAGGTCACCGGTGTTTTCGGACCCGTTGACTGGCCATACTATATTGTTAGACCGAACAAAGGAACTGCCGGTTCTGATCTGCAAAAACTGGTTAATGAACGGGTATACGTTCAGTGA
- the fni gene encoding type 2 isopentenyl-diphosphate Delta-isomerase, producing the protein MSTSQRKIEHLQLCATSPVESRKARAGFEDIMLVHRALPEMGMDDIDISAEFLGRKMVAPFMIASITGGHPDTTPINAALAGAAGELGIGIGVGSQRAAIEDPALEDSFRVVRDEAPDAFVYGNVGAAQIRQYGVEGVEKLIDMIDADAMAIHLNFLQEAIQPEGDKNASDALESIREICSLSTPIIVKETGAGISHEDALLLKKAGVSAIDVGGVGGTTWSGVEVYRARAREDTRSEMLGELFWDFGIPTVPSIVECSDSLPVIATGGVRTGLDIAKSIAMGASLASAALPFVAPAMKGKEEVAESISLMLDELKVAMFLCGCRNIKKMHSAPAIVTGWTREYMELRGFKVKEFAMRSESSDFQVV; encoded by the coding sequence ATGAGCACTTCCCAGAGAAAGATCGAACATCTCCAGCTATGTGCCACAAGCCCTGTTGAATCAAGGAAGGCGAGGGCCGGATTTGAAGACATCATGCTTGTGCACAGAGCACTTCCTGAAATGGGCATGGATGATATTGACATTTCTGCAGAGTTCCTTGGAAGGAAGATGGTTGCACCTTTCATGATAGCTTCAATTACAGGAGGCCACCCTGATACCACGCCGATCAATGCCGCACTGGCAGGGGCTGCCGGGGAACTGGGCATCGGCATAGGAGTAGGCAGCCAGAGAGCTGCCATTGAAGACCCTGCCCTGGAAGATTCCTTCAGGGTTGTCAGGGACGAAGCACCGGATGCATTTGTATATGGGAACGTAGGTGCTGCCCAGATCAGGCAGTATGGTGTGGAAGGTGTGGAGAAACTTATAGATATGATAGATGCCGATGCGATGGCAATACACCTGAATTTCCTGCAGGAGGCCATACAGCCTGAAGGTGACAAGAACGCATCCGATGCACTTGAAAGTATCCGGGAGATATGCTCCCTCAGCACACCCATTATAGTCAAAGAGACCGGCGCCGGCATATCGCACGAGGATGCGCTGCTCCTTAAGAAGGCAGGGGTCTCGGCCATAGATGTGGGAGGTGTCGGCGGTACCACCTGGTCAGGCGTGGAAGTGTACCGTGCCAGAGCAAGGGAAGACACCCGGTCCGAAATGCTCGGCGAGCTGTTCTGGGATTTCGGGATACCCACCGTACCAAGCATAGTCGAATGCAGCGATTCCCTGCCGGTCATTGCCACCGGCGGTGTGAGGACAGGGCTCGATATAGCCAAATCCATTGCCATGGGGGCGTCACTTGCCAGCGCAGCGTTGCCTTTCGTGGCACCTGCGATGAAAGGGAAAGAAGAGGTCGCAGAGAGTATTTCGCTTATGCTTGATGAACTCAAAGTGGCGATGTTCCTGTGCGGATGCAGGAATATCAAAAAGATGCATTCTGCCCCGGCAATAGTAACCGGCTGGACCAGAGAGTACATGGAGCTACGGGGCTTTAAGGTAAAAGAATTTGCAATGAGATCTGAAAGCAGTGATTTTCAGGTCGTTTAA
- a CDS encoding LysE family transporter, translating to MLELLEMLTIGFAVGMTGALVPGPMLFATIDTSLKRGWQAGPEIFAGHAALELLVCLLIIYGITSVSDYAVTAISLIGGAALVIFGVLTVKNAKSAAGSMHGHGRASASPMLAGVVASASNPYFWLWWLAAGSALVLRGLEISILAAAMFVTGHWLADLGYFTVVSTSFSRGKKFMSPKLYEMVLISCGLFLVLFGSWFIIGT from the coding sequence ATGCTGGAACTACTGGAAATGCTGACCATCGGATTTGCCGTGGGAATGACAGGAGCTCTTGTGCCCGGACCAATGCTTTTTGCCACCATAGACACATCCCTGAAAAGAGGATGGCAGGCAGGCCCGGAGATATTCGCGGGCCACGCCGCGCTGGAGTTGCTGGTCTGCCTTTTGATAATTTATGGCATCACATCAGTAAGTGATTACGCTGTCACGGCAATATCCCTTATAGGAGGAGCGGCACTGGTGATCTTTGGTGTCCTTACCGTGAAGAACGCAAAGAGTGCAGCAGGCTCAATGCATGGACATGGCAGGGCGAGTGCGAGTCCGATGCTTGCAGGAGTGGTAGCTTCCGCCTCGAACCCTTATTTCTGGCTATGGTGGCTTGCAGCCGGAAGCGCTCTTGTCCTGCGCGGGCTTGAGATAAGTATACTTGCTGCGGCAATGTTCGTAACAGGTCATTGGCTGGCGGACCTGGGTTATTTTACAGTCGTTTCCACTTCATTCAGCAGGGGAAAGAAGTTCATGTCCCCAAAACTTTATGAAATGGTACTGATATCCTGTGGTCTGTTCCTTGTCCTGTTCGGGTCATGGTTCATCATAGGTACGTAA
- a CDS encoding polyprenyl synthetase family protein yields MDLIGEIKKRSVRVDKGIEDYLPVSRPVELYKAARYLPDAGGKRLRPAIVILTAEAVGSEPEKVLPAAVAVELVHNFTLVHDDIMDRDDIRRGMPAVHVKWGEAGAILAGDTLYAKAFEIMTRAESDPANLLKCVDILSKTCRDICEGQWMDVEFEDRADVTEEEYLDMIEKKTGVLYAAACKIGAILGGASDETAETLYEFGRLIGIAFQIYDDVIDMITPEEILGKVRGSDLMEGKKTLIAIHALSNGLKLDIFGRGEASTEEINEAVRLLEESGSINYARDLAISYVTKGKSLLDVLEDSGSKDILLAIADYMIQRSH; encoded by the coding sequence ATGGATTTGATAGGAGAGATCAAGAAAAGGTCGGTTCGTGTCGATAAGGGCATTGAGGATTACCTCCCGGTGTCCAGACCGGTGGAATTGTATAAGGCAGCCCGCTACCTGCCGGATGCCGGCGGGAAAAGGCTACGCCCTGCGATCGTGATACTGACAGCCGAAGCAGTAGGTTCGGAACCTGAAAAGGTCCTTCCGGCCGCTGTTGCAGTGGAGCTGGTCCATAACTTCACACTCGTGCATGACGACATCATGGACAGGGACGATATACGCAGGGGAATGCCTGCAGTCCATGTAAAATGGGGAGAGGCCGGCGCCATCCTTGCCGGAGATACCTTATACGCAAAAGCCTTTGAGATAATGACACGTGCAGAGAGCGATCCTGCGAATCTGCTTAAGTGTGTGGATATACTGTCCAAGACCTGCAGGGACATCTGTGAAGGCCAGTGGATGGATGTGGAGTTCGAGGACCGCGCGGATGTGACCGAGGAAGAGTATCTCGATATGATCGAGAAGAAGACCGGTGTCCTCTATGCTGCGGCATGCAAGATCGGCGCCATCCTGGGAGGCGCATCCGACGAAACAGCAGAGACCCTGTATGAGTTCGGCAGGCTCATAGGTATTGCCTTCCAGATCTATGATGACGTCATAGACATGATAACCCCTGAAGAGATACTCGGCAAGGTAAGGGGAAGCGACCTTATGGAAGGTAAGAAAACCCTTATCGCCATCCATGCGCTGAGTAATGGTTTGAAACTGGATATATTCGGCAGGGGAGAAGCCAGCACCGAAGAGATCAACGAGGCGGTCCGTCTGCTGGAAGAGTCCGGCTCCATCAATTACGCCAGGGACCTTGCGATATCATATGTAACAAAAGGCAAGAGTCTCCTTGATGTACTTGAGGATAGCGGGTCAAAGGACATACTTCTCGCAATCGCAGACTACATGATCCAGAGATCCCACTGA
- a CDS encoding RNase J family beta-CASP ribonuclease produces MTEIGIIAVGGYNEMGRNMTAIRVNEDIIIIDMGIRLDRVQIHEDVDIDRMHSLELIQMGAIPDDTIMNEVNGNVRAIVCTHGHLDHIGAISKLAHRYTAPIIATPYTTALIKHQIESERKFGVKNNIVALKAGETLEITKDITLEFINTQHSIIDTVFAAIHTPSGAVVYACDFKLDRTPTVGEAPDFERLKELGREGVIALITESTNAGRNGKTPSELIAHMMLKDVLLGTEEADVGMIVTTFASHIARMNSIVQFAEEMGRIPVLLGRSMERYVGTAYQLGYIDLPESVEIYGSRRDIDNALKKIMEEGKDKYLPVMTGHQGEPGAVLGRIANGETPFKIETGDRVIFSANVIPNPMTQANRYSLETKLKMKGARIYDNVHVSGHAYREDHWELLRMLKPEHVIPAHGTIQMHSEYIQMAEDAGYSLGDTLHLLRNGEELYIEEE; encoded by the coding sequence ATGACTGAAATAGGTATAATAGCAGTTGGCGGATATAACGAAATGGGCCGCAATATGACTGCGATCAGAGTGAACGAAGATATAATAATCATCGATATGGGCATTCGCCTGGACAGGGTCCAGATCCACGAGGATGTGGACATCGACAGGATGCACTCCCTGGAACTGATACAGATGGGAGCAATTCCTGATGACACGATAATGAATGAGGTTAACGGGAACGTGCGTGCAATTGTATGTACACACGGCCACCTGGACCATATCGGCGCAATATCCAAACTCGCACATCGCTACACAGCACCGATAATAGCTACCCCGTACACTACCGCCCTGATAAAGCACCAGATCGAGTCCGAGAGGAAATTCGGGGTCAAGAACAACATTGTTGCCCTGAAGGCAGGCGAAACCCTGGAAATTACAAAGGATATCACTCTCGAGTTCATCAATACCCAGCACAGCATAATAGATACTGTGTTCGCGGCCATCCACACACCCAGCGGCGCCGTTGTATACGCATGTGACTTCAAGCTGGACAGGACGCCAACAGTTGGAGAGGCACCTGACTTCGAAAGGCTTAAAGAGCTTGGAAGGGAAGGTGTTATTGCACTCATTACCGAGAGTACCAATGCAGGCAGGAACGGGAAGACTCCTTCTGAGCTAATAGCACATATGATGCTCAAGGACGTCCTGCTGGGCACCGAGGAGGCAGATGTAGGCATGATCGTCACGACGTTTGCGTCCCACATCGCACGCATGAACTCCATTGTCCAGTTCGCGGAAGAGATGGGAAGGATACCGGTGCTGCTGGGAAGGTCCATGGAGAGGTACGTAGGCACCGCCTACCAGCTGGGATATATAGACCTCCCGGAAAGCGTGGAGATATATGGCTCACGCCGCGACATCGACAACGCACTGAAGAAGATAATGGAAGAGGGTAAGGACAAGTACCTGCCTGTCATGACCGGACACCAGGGCGAGCCCGGAGCTGTCCTTGGCCGGATAGCGAACGGAGAGACTCCCTTTAAGATAGAGACCGGGGACAGGGTCATATTCTCGGCAAATGTGATACCGAACCCTATGACACAGGCAAACCGTTATTCCCTTGAGACAAAGCTCAAGATGAAGGGTGCAAGGATATATGATAACGTGCACGTTTCCGGACACGCATACAGGGAAGACCACTGGGAGCTGCTCAGGATGCTCAAGCCGGAACATGTCATTCCCGCTCACGGCACCATACAAATGCACAGCGAGTATATCCAGATGGCTGAGGATGCAGGCTATTCGCTTGGAGACACGCTGCACCTGCTGAGGAACGGCGAGGAACTCTATATCGAAGAAGAGTAG